TCGTAGTGCGGAATGCGAGTCCGCTCTAATGCTGCGGACTGAAGTCCGCACTACGAACCGACACAAAAAAGGTTCGTAGTGCGGACTTGAGTCCGCTCCAATGCTGCGGACTTAAGTCCACACTACGAACCGACACAAAAAAGGTTCGTAGTGCGGACTTGAGTCCGCTCTAATGCTGCGGACTTAAGTCCGCACTACGAACCGACACAAAAAAGGTTCGTAGTGCGGACTTGAGTCCGCTCTAATGCTGCGGACTGAAGTCCGCACTACGAACCGACACAAAAAAGGTTCGTAGTGCGGAATGCGAGTCCGCTCTAATGCTGCGGACTGAAGTCCGCACTACGAACCGATCGCGCGTGCGGTTAATCTGGAGACGATATGAGATGGTGCGTAATTGACCGGATCGTGATAGGAGACTTGTAGGAACAGGGCATTGCCGTGTCCCTACCCGCAGCTTTAAAAAAATCGTATTAGAATCAGGAACGGCGCCACTTATTGAGATAAGCTTCGCCAATCCCAGCCACAGCTTGCATTTGAACGAGCTGTTCCCGTAAACCTTTGATGGTTCTTTGCTGTTCTTGAGACTGTTGCTGCAAATCCTCGTAATTTCGCTGTTTCGCCGCACTTTGACTCAATTGATGTTCTAGAGAGTGGAACTGGACGAGTTGAACTTGCAAGTTGCCGATCGCACTTGACATTTGTGCTAACTGGTGCTGCAAATCTTCGTAACTCGACTTAGACACTGTTTGCTGCAATTGGCTGGCGAGATTTTGCCTTTCCGTAGCGAATTGCTGGTGCAATTGGGCGATCGCACTTTCTTTGTCGGCTACTTGATGCTGCAAAGTTTCCAAATCGCTCGACTTGGAGGCTAATTGCTGCTGCAATTCGTTAGCCCAATGTTCTTTTTCGGCAACTTGATGCTGCAAAGATTCCAAATCGCTCGACTTGGAGGCTAATTGCTGCTGCAATTCGTTGGCCCAATGTTCTTTTTCGGCAACTTGATGCTGCAAAGATTCCAAATCGCTCGACTTGGAGGCTAGTTGCTGCTGCAATTCGTTGGCCCAATGTTCTTTTTCGGCTACTTGATGCTGCAAAGATTCGTAACTTGACTTCGGTACAGTTTCCTGCAATTGACTTTCGAGATTTTGCTTTTCGGTAGCTAATTGCTGCTGCAATTGGGCGATCGCACTTTCGCCTTCGCTCAACTGCTGCTGCAAAGATTCGTAACTTGACTTCGATACAGTTTCCTGCAATTGACTTTCGAGATTTTGCTTTTCGGTAGCTAATTGCTGCTGCAATTGGGCGATCGTACTTTCGCGTTCAGTCAACTGCTGCTGTGAAGCTTCATAACTTACTTGCAGGGGATTTGACTGTACGCTCACCGAGTCCAATAGAGTTTCTGCCGTTATCGCGTCATTACTGTCGCTTTTTTCGGCTGTTTCCCCTTCCAATTCAGCGGTCTCGACCGCAATTTCTTCACCTTTTTTCCAAGTGACACTAACTTGACTCTTGTCCTTAGAAATATCCAGAGCGCCTTTTGCCAAGCGTTCTAGGAGTTCCGACCTTGATATTCCCAGCTTTCGAGCGATCGCGTTCAACCGATCGGCACTAGAAGGAGTCAGCGAAAGTCCGACTTTGACTTTGCTGTCTGGATTTGAACTAACTACATTGCGATTTTTTTTGACCATTGGCATTTTCCTCATGCCAACCTACACTTATTAGTATAGTGGCTGAAGCTTGTATTTAAAATCAATTTTTGTTACTTACCAATTGTGGCAGATTCCGTTCCCAATCTCACAAAAATTCGTGAAGATTCTCTTGGGTTCATTCCTCGCAGCAGAACCGCTTAAACATTCCCCGGGCGGTTTTTTTGCGTCACGATCCCGCAGATAGCACATTTGAGCTTGTCAAATACTATCTAACTTGGCGCTGTTTGTCACGGGTGCGGCGCGATCGACCAAATCCAAATCAGCCGCCCGATAGTCTTTGGAATGCTGCAAAAATAGGAGTCTCCACCATTTCCGTTTCCTTGGGCGACTCCACAGCAACGCCGGCGCGGGAAAATCGGCACCTCAAGCCAAGTACGGTTGATGAGCTTGCCAAATTTGGGCGATCGATCGAGTATACTTAGCCTCGCAGTCAGCGTCACAGCCGAACAGAGGCTGCACATCCAGAACAATCAAATTGCCGCTGGGGATCGTTCTAAATTATCGCATTAATCGATCGGCAGTGCGATCGTAAATTGGGCCCCCTCACCCAACACAGAAGAGCAAGTCAAAGTGCCGCCGTGCATTTCTTCCACTATCTGGCGGCTAATAGACAAACCCAACCCCGTCCCTTCACCGACTAATTTCGTAGTGAACAAGTGGTCAAAAATGTGTGCTTTTACATCCTGAGAAATCCCTTTACCGTTATCTTTAATTTTGACTACGACCCTTTGTCTGTCTTCACTTAATTCGGTTGTAATAGTAATCTTATTAGGAGACGCTTCAATGTCATGATAACTGCGTCCGTAACTGCACTCATTCACAGCATCGATCGCATTTGAGATCACATTCATAAACACCTGATTCAGTTGTCCCAAATAACATTTTACGGGAGGGATATCTTTATATTCCTTAAGAACTTGAATTTCGGGGCGAGTATCTTGAGCTTTCAGGCGGTGCTGCAAAATCATCAGCGTGCTATCAATACCGTCGCAGATGTTAGCCAAGACTTTCACAGCCGTATCGGCGCGGGAGAAGGTGCGGAGGGAAGTGCTGATGTTGCGGAGGCGATCGCATCCGATCTCCATTGATGATAGCATCTTCGCTGTATCTTGCAATACATATTCTAAATCAATGTTTACCGCGTGAAATTCAATATCTTTCCCTGGATTTGGACATTCTTGCTGATAAAGCCGCAAATGCTCAACAATGTCTTGTAATGCCAAATTTAACTCCTTGATATTGCCATAAATAAAACCGACTGGATTGTTGATTTCGTGAGCCACACCAGCAACTAAATTGCCCAAAGCCGACATTTTTTCGTTCTGAATTAACTGAAGCTGCGATTGCTTGACTTGCGCCAAAGCAGAAGTTAGTTCCGCCGTGCGCGAGGCTACGTGCTGTTCTAGTTCTTTATGCAAATTTCGGAGTTTGATGTGAGTATTGACACGCGCCAACACCTCCATTTCTTCAAAAGGTTTAGTGATATAATCAACAGCACCGATCTGAAATCCTTTAATCTTATCTGCTGTATCCGACAAAGCAGTCATAAAAATTACAGGAATGTCCTTGGTAGCTGGCGAAGCTTTGAGGCGGCGGCAGGTTTCAAAGCCGTTAATTCCCGGCATCATGACATCGAGTAAAATTAAACTCGGCAGCGTATACTGAACTTGCTTGAGAGCTCGTTCGCCGTCAATGGCGATCGCAACTTCATAACCCGCATCCGTCAACGCCTCCGAGATGACATCTAGATTAGCGGGCGTATCATCTACTACTAAAATTAACTCAGCTTCTGACATAAATATTTCTCCTGTTAGTTCAGATACTGCTTGAGCAAGTCTTCAATTTTATCAGTTTGAAAGCTCTTTGCCAATTCCAAAATAGGCTGCACAAATTCAGTATAACCCTTGTTTAGTTGTGCAATGCGTTTAGCTTCTTCAGTCAATTTTTTCAAGCGCCCCTGCTGGGCTAAATTGAGTAACAAAGCTAACTCTTCCGGTGCAGGAACTGCCATTGCTGAACTTGGCAGAAGTGAATTACCTTTAGGTTTCGGTGTTAATTGTTCCCCAGCAGTTTCATTGGAGGCTGTCTGCTGATAATTCCATTTGATTTTCAAGTGCTTTTCCACAATAAAAAATAATTCCTCAAGCTGCACAGGCTTCGGCAAAAAATCATCACCCCCAGCATCCAAACTTTTTTGCCTGTCCATCTCATAAACAGAAGCAGACGAGACGACAGTACGCAGATTTTTTAACGATTCAGAACTCCGCAACTGCCGCAGCATTTCAAAACCGTCCATCACAGGCATCGACAAATCAGCGATAATTAAATCAGGTTTTATTTTAGCTGCTTTAGCTAAACCATCCTCGCCATTTTCTGCTTCGACAACCGCAAAACCAATTGGTGCCAAGAGGCTGACAATCACTGAACGGTTCTGCCAGTTGTCATCGACAACGAGAATCGTTTTCTGAGTTCCCTGATAGCCAACAATTTGCTTTCCCGTAGCGGTGGCGGCGGCATTTACCCAGTCAGCAGCTAAGGGGAAATTGACGGTAAAAGCGAAGGTGCTGCCGCTGCCAAAATCACTGGTTACTTCAATTTTACTGTCCATTAAATTGACAATTTTGGTGCTAATTGCCAGCCCGAGTCCGGTACCTTCAGTTTTGCGGTGGGTATCTCCTACTTGTTCAAAAGGTGTAAAGATTTTGGTCATCGAATCAGGAGTCATACCGACGCCTGTATCTTCTATTTGAAAGCGAATCAGGCGATTTTGGATTTTCGATTTTCGATTTTCGATTGAAGATTGGCAATCTAGCGATTCCTCATGTTTGGTTACTTCGACTTTGAAAGTAACGCTGCCTCGATCGGTAAACTTGACTGCATTTCCCAGTAGATTAATTAAGACCTGACGCAAGCGCTTTTCATCGGCTTCTATGCCTTCGGGAAGTTCAGAGTCGGGGAGATAAATCAAATCAATTTGTTTTTGTTCGGTGCGGATGCGAACAATCTCAACAATGCTTTGTAAGAAAGATGGGAAATGAAAAGCTTTCGGATGTAAATCTAATTTGCCTGCTTCGATTTTAGAGATGTCTAGAATATCATTAATCAGTGTCAAAAGATGCGACCCGCACTGGTAGATAATGCTGACACCATTGCGCTCTTTTTCTCCCCAAGATTGCGAACGGTTCATGATTTGAGCGTAACCCAAAATGCCGTTGAGGGGAGTGCGAAGTTCGTGGCTCATGTTGGCGAGAAAGTCGCTTTTGGATTGGTTGGCGGCGTCAGCGGTTTGTTTAGCTTTTTGAAGTTGGGCGGTGCGTTCTTCTACTCGCTGTTCTAACTCATTATTGAGCTTTTTGAGCGTGGCTTCTGCCTGTCTATTTTCATTAATTACCGCAGACAAAACAAAGGTAGTAACAGCGACAACACCGATAAAAGATTGCAGCAGCAACAGCGATTCACTAACGGAAGGCCTGACAAAAGAACCCAAACCGCGGGCTGTGCCAAAAACTGCGATCGCCGAAACAATTACCACCAGCAAAGTCGATTCCCGGGCGCTGAATCGAAATGCCGACCAAATCAGCAGCGGAATCATCATATATTCGACGGGATACTGTTGCCAAAAGGCAATTTTGCTGATGACAACCAGCGATAATAGCAAAAGTCCAAATTCCGAAATCTGTTGCCACGAAAATCTTTGCTGCTGCTTGGGTTTCTGAGCCCACGCCAAAATTGCTGGCGTCACAATCAGCGTACCGATAATGGTTGAGGTAAACCAAACCCAGCAAACTTCTGGGTAAGCACTCCAAGGGCTAATTCCTCGCTGACACAGCACGGTAGCGGCAAGAGTGCCACTAATAATAGGCGTGGGTATCTGTAGCACGAAAAACCTAAAAACATCCTGCGATCTAGCTAGTAAATTTCGGTATTTTACAAAGTGATTTATCAGAAAACTTGCTGCTAGCGGATCTGCAATATTGCAGACACCAAGGAGACAGGATGTGAGTAACTCATTCTGGGGAATTATAAAGCTATTCACTAAATCCGCGAACAAGAGAGCAGGTAAAATGGGGGGCCCTATCAATAAAAAAGCAGCCAAAAATAGACCTCCTGACGGCCAAACTGCTGATATGCCATTTTGGAAGGATAGCAAGAATGATATCTTGCCAAGAATCAAGTGAATCGGAATCACTATTAATGATGCTATCAGGATTTTTTGATCTGGTATAAATGAAAAATTCCGCTTCGCTATGTGTTTTTTTTTAGCTGTCCTAGTATTTTTTGCATTCAACTCAACACTTAAACGATATGGAACTACTGTACTCCAAATTTAGGTTGGTTTGCAGTGATGCCGATCGCAATTCTGGTCAACTTCTAATAAGCCATCTCCGAGCAATTACCGACTAGCCATGTGTCTTGGACTCTCCAATTAAGCGCCCAAGCCAAATAATCAATCCCCAAAGCCCAAACAGTCTGGGAAAATTCGTACTTTTCCGAAGCAATACAACTCATGCAGGTTGCTAAAAGCACAGGCCGCTATCTCGCCGATGGAAGATTGGCAACAACTTCACTCATCGAAATCAACATCGATTGATACTCCCGGGTTCCTGCACGACTATTTGCAACCCTAATTTTCCCGCGCGTAAAACCCTAAATGATTGGAAATCGGACGCTGCTGCATCGGAATCTTGTTCTGAATCGGAGCATTTAATAATTTTGCTCCCGACGGCGACGCTACTGCCAAAGTTACCGATCCGCCACCATCCAAATTCAGCACTGTATCGGCTCCCAACTGCCTCGAAATCTCTGTTATTTCGCTTAATTTCAGCCCTTCGCTGTACAGCCTTTGCTTGCCATCTGCTACAATCAACCACAATTTTTCGCCAGTTTTGTCGATCGCCACAATTGTTCGCGGATAAGGTTTATCATCCTTGATTTTTTCCTTACTTTGTGCTACTGCTTTGCCATTTTTCACCAGCACCGTATCTCCCGCAACCCCATAGGCTGTGCCCTGAGGACAAACACCGTTTTCGACGATTTGAGCGCGGTTTTTGGCGTCAAAACAAAGGGCGGGAAAGTGTGATTCTGCTTGAGAGTAAGCCTCACCTTTAGAAATCGCGTGTCCGACGTTATTTACGCGATCGCCACTGCGGGGATAATAATTCCAAGGTGCTTCCTCAACGCACGGATAGAAGAAATTGGCGTTGACAGCTAATTGTAATTTAAATTCTTTGAGGAATTCAGTAGCGGTGCGGGCGTCGGTTTCTGTTAAATCGGGTGTGGCGCTTCCGGGTGTGACATAAATTCCAATTCCTGGCGCTTTGAGGTCGATACTAACAGTGTGAATGAGGACGGGACGAGGATTTGAGCGAAATTCGCGTCGGTAGGCGATTCCTGGAAATAGCGATCGCACTTCGTTGGTTTGTGCTGGACGCGAAAAGTAGGGAATGTTGTAGGTTAGTATTGGTGCGAGCAAGATTCCAAAACCGAGAATGTGGGAAATTTGTTGGATTTTGTGATTAAGTTTCATTTGGTGACGGAGATTTGTTTTGAATGAACCGCGTTGGCGCAGCCTGCGCGAACCGCTTAGACGCTAAGGACGCGAAGGAAGAGAAGAGAAATATGAGTTATTCTGATACCAATAATTTTAGCAATCAAGTTTTGTGCGATCGATCGTTCCGGGGACAAGTTCTTAACGGTGCTGATTTTGGCGGTGCGGATGTTCGAGGCTGCAATTTTAGAAATGCTGAGTTGGTGGGGGCGAATTTTATTGGTGCGAAAATCGGGCTTTCTGGGCGACAGATTGCTGTTTTGAGTGGCGTGGCGATCGCGATTTGTGTGATTGTGGGCGATGTTGTGACTCGGCTGATTTTGAGCACGCAAGGACAGGTACCGGGTTCTCGCAGTTGGCCTTTTGTGTTGTTGCTGTACGGGGTTTTGAGCGCTGCTGGTGTGGCTGGGGCGATCGCCCGCACGCAGCCGTCAACCTCAAAAATCGGTAGATTGGCGGGCACAATTTCTGCTATGCTATCAGGAGCTTTGTTGGGATTTTTCTATGTTGGGACTGCAACTAACAATAATTCCCAGGCTGCTTTGGCGGGAATGGCGATCGGCGGCGTGTTAATGTTTTTTGTGAGTTCTCGGATTCGCCGTCAAGTTGCTAAAATTGCGATCGTGGCGGCGGGAAGTGTGGCGACTTACGGAGCAGCTTTTTTGTTGTCTGCAACTGCTAGCGCTTTTTTGACCACTCAGAAACTGTTTTTGGGTACGTGTTTCGCTTTGCTGTCGTTGCTGTATCTTTGGTTGGCGTTTGTCTCTTTTTCTGCTATTGTTCGAGAGATTGCCAATGCTGATGGTACTTCGTTTCGAGGGGCAAATCTCACCGATGCTAAGTTCGATATCAATTGCATCAATCTCAAATCTCAAGTTTAGTCGAGTTTAACTAAAAAGAGTTACGCATCAAGCCCCAAAAACCCGGTTTTGCGATCGTCCGTGCGTTAAACTAGGAACAGGCTCTTCGGCCCCTTACACAGAAAAAAACTATTTGTGTGGAACGGGCCGAAGAGCCCGTTACAAAATTAAATTAAAATGACTTTTACAAGATATTTATACTATTTAGTAGCGCTTGCTTAAATTCCGCCGCACTTTTATAATAAATTTCAGGATTGTCAATTAAAGCCAAGTCGATTACCTTTGCTAGCGGTTTGGGAATTGCCGAAGTGCGATCGCGAATTGGAACAGCATCACTTTGCAAAACCGCCAAAAACGGATCTTGACCCTGCAAATTGCGCGGCAAACACCCCGTCAACATCGCATACAAACAAGCCGCCGCCGCCCACACATCAACCTCCGGTTTTGCATACTTAAAATCAATCACCTGTTGTCGCGACATAAAACCCAGAGTCCCTACCGCACTTCCCGTCAGAGTTTGACCGCTTAATCCCGCCAAATCGAAAGCTTTTGCTAATCCATAATCCCCAATTTTCGCAACTTGTTTCCCACCCACATTCGCCAGGAAAATATTCCCCGGTTTCAAATCCCGGTGAATCAAACCGCGTCCTTTACCAAAACTGCCATCAGCCAATTTTACATTAGGAATTTCTGCATTGTGCGTGTAAGTTAAGCCGTCCAAAACTTGCAGAATAATTGCCACAGCTTCATCCACAGGCAAAGTCGTGATACCGCGTTTTTCCATAGAATCAATAACACTACCACCTTGGCAATATTCTAATGTAAAAAAGAACGTTTCATCGGCATAACCCGATTCTTTCAACTCGACAACATTGGGATGTCTTAAACTTTTAGTATTCTCAATTTCCCGCAAAAACCAATTCACCGCCCGCTGATTCGCCGCGACTTTTGGCAACATAACTTTCAGGGCGACTTCTTCGTTTGTCAGTTTATTACGCGCCAAATAAACCAAACTAAAACCACCCTTACCCAACTCTTTTAGTAAAACGTAATCACCCAGAACTCCCACATTAGCTTCTTTGAACAGAAAAGCTTTCAGCATTTCCCACAGCTTCGGTTGATTTGAGGGAACAGTCGGGGGTTTTTCAGATTTGACAGTTTTGAGGTTTTCCGGGTCAAGGGCAATGCCAACTCGAAACGAAGTATCGCTGAGTTTGAATTCATCTCCCCCTTGCAAGTCGCATTCGGGAAATTGGATTTTTGCGGCTTCTTCAGGAGTTTGATGTGATTCTCGCTGACCGATTTTTTTGCCATTAACAAACGTACCATTTTTGCTACCAAAATCGCGGATGCGGATATCGGGAGGATTGATATCGAGGAAGCAGTGATAGCGGGAAATGGTGGAGTGTTTGTCGTCGTCGGGAATTTTGGGATAGCAGTCTTTAGCGCGGCCGATGATGCAGGTGGTGCGAGATTCAAAGGTGAATTCTTGACCTTTGAGATTGCCTTGTGTGATGGTGAGGGTGATTTTTGATGTCATATAAATTGTGAATTATGAATTTTGAATTATAGACACTCTTGCTCCCCCCCTTAGCAAGGGGGGGCTGGGGGGGGGGTAAAAAACCCGATGTTCTCATAGACACTCTTGTCTTGCTCCCCCCCTTAGCAAGGGGGGGCTGGGGGGGGTAAAACACCCGATGTTCTCAACGATTTAATCCCCTCCACAATCACCTCTAAAACCCCATCCAAATTATGATAAACATCATCATTCGTAAACCTCAAAAAATGAATTTTTGCCGACTCAATAAACTCTTGTCTTTCTGCATCATATTCTACAGCGCCATCCACAAAATGGCTGTCACCATCAACTTCCAGTGCTAATTTGATTTCTGGTGAATAAAAGTCGATCGCAAATGCTGCTACACTATATTGTCTGCGAAATTTACAATTCTCAAGCTGTCTGTTTCTGATACGTTTCCATAGCTCCTTTTCAGCTTCGGTCATTTCTCTGCGAAGTTTTTGTCGCTTGAATTTTTCTGAGCTTTTGTTGTAGAGTTTTGTCATTGTTATATAGGATTTTATTGTTGGTTGCTTGGTATTTAACCCCCCCCAGCCCCCCCTTGCTAAGGGGGGGAGCAAGAGTTAGCCCTTTTTAAATCTGGTATTTTAACCCCCCCCAGCCCCCCCCTTGCTAAGGGGGGGAGCAAGAGTTAGCCCTTTTTAAATCTGGTATTTTAACCCCCCCCAGCCCCCCCTTGCTAAGGGGGGGAGCAAGAGTTAGCCGTTTTTTAATCTGGTATTTTAACCCCCCCCCAGCCCCCCCTTGCTAAGGGGGGGAGCAAGAGTTAGCCGTTTTTTAATCTGGTATTTTAACCCCCCCAGCCCCCCTTGCTAAGGGGGGGAGCAAGAGTTAGCCCTTTTTAATGCTGGTATTTTAACCCCCCCCCCAGCCCCCCCTTGCTAAGGGGGGGAGCAAGAGTTAGCCCTTTTTAATGCTGGTATTTTAACCCCCCCCAGCCCCCCCTTGCTAAGGGGGGGAGCAAGAGTTAGCCCTTTTTAAAGGGGAGCACTAAGAGTTTTTGTGTCAGTTTTTTTTGCTGGTAGTCGCGCTTTTTCTGGGCCATCATGGGTTAATTTTGCCCAGGATTCCCAAGGCTGCATCAGTAAGAGTTTTAATAATTGCTGTTTTTTGCGATCGGGTAATTTCTCAGCTAATTCAATTACTTGGTCATCGGTTAATGTCAATGTTAATATTGGCATCGATTCACCTCTCAGTAAAAATCCGCTTTTTCAATATATCTTAACACAAAGCAATAGGCTTAGCAAGATTTAGATTGAAAAACCGAAATATTTATAAACCCGCCGCCACCCCACGCGATGATCAATAAATTCTGAATTTTGTCGAGATTTTGGGTGGGGGAGGGCGGGTTTATTTAGATTGTCGTTGAGTGATATAAATTAGGGTGAACCCGCCCATACAATTCACAATGTATGATGATGAAAGTAATACTTGACTAAGCAAAACTAGCTACTTCTACAGAACGTTCTACCGCTACACTTTTACGCTGGCGTTTAATTCTGTCGATTTCATGGAGTGTTTCGGCTGTGAGATAACTACTGCCACAATGAGGACAGCTTATTACCGGAATGTTTTCTATAACTAGCAAATCTTTGCCTTTACCATAGGTTCTGGGAATTCGGCGAACTCGCACACCTTCTGTTCCGCAAATATCACATACCATTTACTAAGTCTCCTTGCTTAAGGCACGTATACTAGGACTTACGCATGGGTATCCAGAAACCGGGTTTTTTTACGAATTATTCGCTGTAGTGCGTAGATTAGCTAAAAAACCCGGTTTCTAGCCGTGCGAGTGCGTTAGTCTTGATGATGGGATTACTCAATGGCATCCGGCGTTTTTGGCATTGGGTAAGACTTTGGATGAGTGTGCGGCGGCTTATCGCAAATTCTGCAAGCAGTATCGCCCAAAACCAAAATCTGAGAAAAAAAACCATTGGGGAAATCGGCTATTGGCTGGGCTGAAGGTGAAGGGGAAGCCAAAGCAGGCTGCGCGGGGACAGTTGTGTTTGCCTTGGGGGGAATGGGAGGTATCAGGAGAAGTTATCGAGGTGGCTGAAAAGTTCATTTTTGCTAATTGTTACAACCCGCAAATAGCGGGGCAGATACTACAAAAAAATACGGAAAAAGAGCTGGAAACTGTGGATAGTGAGTGCCAGGTATCGGAAACGTAGAACAGGCATGGCTTCGTTCAAAAAGTCTAGTTCACAAGTCTTAATAAAAATCTGTAACGCTTAGATGTTACAGTCTACAAGTCTCGACGCGAGAGAAGAGGCAAAGCACAACAAACACCACCACACCCCACCACGCCACGAAAGACACCGAGGGCCGGCCCAAAGGGCCGGGAGGTGAGCTTCTGGTGCTTTCTCTGAAAAAGTGAGGTCGTTGTAGTACAGCCATGAGTTCTTTTTTCTCCACCCTACCTTGTCGCCATACTTCTCCCAAACTTCTGTATTATACTCCCTAGTTCCCCCCAGACTTTGATAGATGCGCTTCTGCACGCTAAAGCCGAAGCGCCCATTGCTGTATTTTACCCAAAGCTGGTCAATGGTACGCAAGTCCTCGCAGGGAAAATTATCCATATGTTTTTCCTCCAGCCATCCTTCTTTCTCCCTACCCGCCACCTTTAACATCACTCTCTCCGTTTCCTCATCCGCCTCTTTCCACTTTTTAGCTGCTAATAAATTCCGCAAGTTTATATAATCCATCCCCACGGCTGAAATCACCCGCGTAGTCTCAGCAGCCACTGGTTTCGGTATCACCAAATCCAACCATTCCTGCACAGACTGCGGGCGATTTTGCGGTTCCAACTCCATCCCTTTGATAATAGCGGCATTCACCCTGTCGCTAATTTTATTATCATACTGTTTTGGCTGAATAAAAGGATCAATAATCTTTCTACCGGGCGACGGAATCGGCTTGTTATCTGTGAGCATATTATACAGCGTCGCCGCCAAAGAATAAACATCAGTATAAGCGCCAAGTTGAGGGCGTTGTTCCGCAAGTTCAATGGGTGCATAATGCTCAGTTCCCCTGCTACTATTAGTCATTAACTTTCCCGATAACGTCGCCTGTCGCGCCAAACCAAAATCAATCAAAACAGCTTCCATACCGCGCTTTCTGAGCATGATATTTTCGGGTTTAACATCGCGGTGAGTCAGGTTTTGCTTGTGGACGCAAGTCAGTGCATCGCCTAATTGCTGAATCATTGACAAAGCTTTTTGTTCCGACAAACGGCCGTTTTCTTTAAGATGGGCAGCTAAGTCAATCCCCT
Above is a genomic segment from Microcoleus sp. bin38.metabat.b11b12b14.051 containing:
- a CDS encoding endonuclease domain-containing protein, producing the protein MTKLYNKSSEKFKRQKLRREMTEAEKELWKRIRNRQLENCKFRRQYSVAAFAIDFYSPEIKLALEVDGDSHFVDGAVEYDAERQEFIESAKIHFLRFTNDDVYHNLDGVLEVIVEGIKSLRTSGVLPPPAPPC
- a CDS encoding type II toxin-antitoxin system MqsA family antitoxin, which gives rise to MVCDICGTEGVRVRRIPRTYGKGKDLLVIENIPVISCPHCGSSYLTAETLHEIDRIKRQRKSVAVERSVEVASFA
- a CDS encoding serine/threonine-protein kinase, encoding MKRWPDGQQLDDGKYIIEEYLGGGGFGETYRAQNRHEGKSVAIKTLNLYQQFQPDFAKTQNKFLKEAMSLSKCRHPHIVEVYDIFREGDFNCMVMELIEGIDLAAHLKENGRLSEQKALSMIQQLGDALTCVHKQNLTHRDVKPENIMLRKRGMEAVLIDFGLARQATLSGKLMTNSSRGTEHYAPIELAEQRPQLGAYTDVYSLAATLYNMLTDNKPIPSPGRKIIDPFIQPKQYDNKISDRVNAAIIKGMELEPQNRPQSVQEWLDLVIPKPVAAETTRVISAVGMDYINLRNLLAAKKWKEADEETERVMLKVAGREKEGWLEEKHMDNFPCEDLRTIDQLWVKYSNGRFGFSVQKRIYQSLGGTREYNTEVWEKYGDKVGWRKKNSWLYYNDLTFSEKAPEAHLPALWAGPRCLSWRGGVWWCLLCFASSLASRLVDCNI